The Anoxybacillus amylolyticus DNA segment TTGAGCCGTTTGTCGAAGAGGCTGTTGAACAAATGCACGCTGACGGAATGAAGGAAGCAGTTAGCATCGTGCTTGCTCCACACTTTTCGACTTTTAGTATTCAGGCGTATAATGCACGAGCAAAAGCGGAAGCAGAAAAGCTTGGTGGTCCTGTCATTTATTGTGTGGAAAGCTGGTATAAAGAGCCAAAATTTATTCAATATTGGGTAGAAAAAATAAAAGAAATTTACGAAACGATGAGCGCCACCGAACGGCAAAAAGCTGTATTAATCGTATCGGCGCATAGTTTGCCGGAAAAAATTATTGCTGCCGGTGACCCGTATCCACAGCAACTTGAAGAAACAGCGAAAATAATTGCAGAACAGGCCGGAATCGAGCATTATGCGGTTGGATGGCAAAGTGCGGGAAATACTCCGGAACCTTGGCTTGGACCGGACGTGCAAGAACTAACGAAGCAACTGTACGAAGAAAAAGGATATACGACCTTTGTTTATGCACCAGTCGGATTTGTCGCCGATCATTTAGAAGTGCTGTATGACAACGATATCGAATGCAAAAACGTCACCGATGAAATCGGTGCAACTTATTATCGTCCACCCATGCCAAATGCTCAACCACTATTTATCGATGCGTTAGCAACCGTTGTGTTAAACCATGTAAAGAAGGCGATGGAACAGTGAGTGACGAAAAGCAAACGGTAATAGTCATTGGAGGCGGAATTACAGGGGTTGCTGCCGCTTATTATTTACAAAAAATGATAAACCAGCAACAATTGCCGCTGGAATGCAAATTGATTGAAGCCACCCATCGGCTAGGCGGGAAAATTCAAACGGTCGTTCGCGA contains these protein-coding regions:
- the hemH gene encoding ferrochelatase, whose amino-acid sequence is MRKKKIGLLVMAYGTPYKEEDIERYYTHIRHGRKPSPEMLQDLKGRYEAIGGISPLAKITREQAEALEKRLNEIQDEMEFRMYLGLKHIEPFVEEAVEQMHADGMKEAVSIVLAPHFSTFSIQAYNARAKAEAEKLGGPVIYCVESWYKEPKFIQYWVEKIKEIYETMSATERQKAVLIVSAHSLPEKIIAAGDPYPQQLEETAKIIAEQAGIEHYAVGWQSAGNTPEPWLGPDVQELTKQLYEEKGYTTFVYAPVGFVADHLEVLYDNDIECKNVTDEIGATYYRPPMPNAQPLFIDALATVVLNHVKKAMEQ